From the genome of Papaver somniferum cultivar HN1 chromosome 2, ASM357369v1, whole genome shotgun sequence, one region includes:
- the LOC113347475 gene encoding protein FAF-like, chloroplastic: MHFFSSILFKSRSPPSFSSSTTMETATNSQEEETGLKSLTSPSNHNHSSMINRFNISPQSSSASSSCTSPSSPVSISPFCSSSSSSSSFHSVDDDVTVSTDETPVTNHHHKQEEEEITEKPFYDHRKNVIIVRNQRSGIRREFPPPIPLLARTENLPCHMPWVLKRSYKDGRLVIKEVNVKHHEYFRAHRSNGRLTLQLMHMNHLTIHPPPNDTSSTTTTDDIEGEEEEEEEEQEEEDNVDVNDLVDFDNDDRDEKKNEDNKKDDDENDGISSEQEQGSDEEEEAEKVERPSADPLHHIRLRFRPVLSSEQPSSSLPQCQIHETREGKQDFDGEILRNCSQPLILASSLPEGRVRGMCQPNDYRKSNLFRLPIVSVRPVHS, from the coding sequence ATGCACTTTTTCTCATCGATCTTATTCAAGTCTAGATCTCCACCCTCTTTTTCCTCTTCAACTACAATGGAAACAGCTACAAATTCCCAGGAAGAAGAAACAGGTCTTAAATCATTAACATCTCCCTCAAATCATAATCATTCATCTATGATCAACAGATTCAATATCTCACCACAATCGTCATCAGCTTCATCTTCTTGTACATCTCCATCTTCTCCTGTATCTATATCtcctttttgttcttcttcttcatcatcatcttcttttcatAGCGTTGATGATGATGTTACAGTTTCAACTGATGAAACCCCTGTCACGAATCATCATCACAAACAGGAAGAGGAAGAGATTACAGAGAAACCCTTTTATGATCATAGAAAGAATGTGATCATTGTGAGAAATCAAAGGTCCGGAATAAGGAGGGAGTTTCCACCACCGATACCATTACTCGCAAGAACAGAGAATTTACCATGTCATATGCCATGGGTACTGAAGAGATCATATAAAGATGGAAGATTGGTTATAAAAGAGGTTAATGTGAAGCATCATGAGTATTTTAGGGCTCATAGATCTAATGGCCGTCTTACTCTTCAACTAATGCATATGAATCATCTCACTATTCATCCTCCTCCCAATGATACGTCTTCTACTACCACAACTGATGacattgaaggagaagaagaggaggaggaagaagaacagGAGGAAGAAGACAATGTAGATGTAAATGATTTAGTTGATTTTGATAATGACGATAGAGATGAAAAAAAGAATGAGGATAATAAGAAggatgatgatgaaaatgatgggATATCATCCGAACAAGAACAAGGatcggatgaagaggaagaagcagAGAAAGTGGAGAGGCCTTCGGCTGACCCACTCCATCATATTCGACTGCGGTTTAGGCCAGTATTATCATCAGAAcaaccatcatcatcattaccacaATGTCAGATTCATGAGACGAGAGAAGGAAAACAAGACTTTGACGGTGAAATCTTGAGAAACTGTTCACAACCACTGATACTAGCTTCATCGTTGCCAGAGGGGAGAGTACGTGGAATGTGTCAACCCAATGACTATAGAAAATCAAATCTTTTTCGACTGCCAATAGTTTCAGTTCGGCCGGTGCATAGTTAA